TGGAGCGGCGATCCGCTGACCCTGCCGTTCGCCTTCGCATTCCCGACACTATGGGCGCTATCGCCGTCCCGGATCGTCGCAGCCCTGGTATCGGGAGGTTATTTCCTCGCAGCCTCGCGCGGACTGCCGCAGGGCGTCGCCAATTACTATGCCTCCGATCTCTGGCCGGGTCTTCTGCTCTGGTTTACCGCGTCACTGGGCTTCGTCGCCGTGCATACGGCTCTGTGGACGAGCCGGCCGGGAGGGAAGAGGGCGGCGCGGTATGGTCTGGCTGCGCTCCTGATGGCGGTGCCGCCGTTCGGGATCGTCGGCTGGGCGCATCCGCTGACGGCCGCCGGCGCGCTGCTCCCCGGATGGGGGTGGTTTGGCCTGGCGGCCACCGCAGCCGGCCTTGTCACCATGACGACGAGAGTCTGGCCGGCTGCGGCGATTGTCGTAGGAGGGGTATGGCTCTGGTCCGTCGCATCGTGGACAGATCCATCCCCACCGAAAGGGTGGAAAGGCGTCGATCTGGAACTCGGCCAAAGCCTCGGCCGCAATGTCAGGCTGGAACAACACCATGACCTGATCGCCACGGTGCGGCGGTCGGCCGGCGAGGGCGCCAGTATCGTCGTGCTGCCCGAAAGCGCTCTGGGCTTCTGGACGCCGACCGTCGAGCGGTTCTGGCGCGACGAGTTGCGCGGCGTCGACATCACCGTGATCGCCGGCTCAGTGATCGTCGACGCGCGAGGCTATGACAATGTCATGCTCGCCATCTCCGCCGTGCGCGCCGATATTCTCTATCGGGAGCGCATGCCGGTCCCCGTCTCAATGTGGCAGCCATGGCTGGCATGGTCGGGGCAGGGCGGGGGCGCGCGGGCGCATTTCTTCGCTAATCCGATCGTCGAGCTCGGCGGCCGGCGGATCGCGCCGCTGATCTGCTATGAGCAGTTGATCCTTTGGCCGGTCCTTCAGTCGATGCTGCACGCGCCCGAGGTCATCGTCGCCACGGGCAATGGCTGGTGGACAACCGGCACCTCCATCGTTGGCATCCAGAAAGCCAGCGTCATGGCCTGGGCCCGGCTGTTCGGCGTTCCGCTCGTGACCGCCTTCAACCTTTGAACAGGGAGCTTTCCATGATCGACGCCGCCCTCATCCAGCAATGCGCCGACCCCGGCCTGAAGCCCGCGATTGTCGAGAAGTTCATCGCGGAGGCCGGCTCCAGCGATCCGCTAACAGTGACCGTCGGCGCTGGCGATCGTGTCGTGCTCGTGCCGAAGCCGCGCACTCCGGAAGAGGCATTGGCGCTCATTCGCCAGCATGTCGGCAAGGCAGTCGTGCGGGTCGGCGTCACGCAATATCCGGCCGGGCTAGGCGTCGCCGACGTCTCGGAACTAAAGCCCGAGCTTCTCGACGCCTGCGCCAACATACGCATCGGTACGACGCTGTTTGGCAAGGTCTATCGCATCGTCACGAAATGGTACGGCAGCGCGGTGGACGAGGCGTTGGACGATTCCATCTACGCCTGGAAGACGGGATACTTCGAAGGTAGGGCCGTGTTCAGCGAACCGGATCCCGGCGAGATGAGTCTTGCCGAGCCGAAGCAGGCGCCGCCCGAACTATCGAAAGAGCCCGGGTCATCGGAAGAGTATGCCTCCGAAGGGGCGTTAGCAGGCGGCGTTTCCGTGCAGCGCGACACCCTGCCCGGCGACCCAAACAAGGCGGCGATCCGAATCGATCTTTCCGGCATTGGCGGCCGCTCCCCCTAGTCGTCCCCCTAGTCTCCGGGACGCCTTTCACTCGAAGCGGGTGGAAACTCGCCCAACTTTTCTCTACAAGAATCATCAGGGCAGTACGCGCTGTCCCGGGGCTTAGAAACCCCTTGTCTACCGGTTGGTGCCGGCCGTGACGGCACCAGATCCTCTGACCTTTCGGCCGGGGGCCTGTGACGTATGTCCAGGTACCTCGGTATTAAAGGTCACGGGGACCGTGTAGACACGGTTTTCTAACCCCCGGCTTGGGTTCAAAGGATGTCTGTCGGCGGGGGCGTACCGCAGACGCCTTCTTGTAGAGATAATGATGTCAGATAATAATAATGGCCTTGTGCAGCCAGAGAATAAACTTGTCTTGAGGGCGGTCGTCGGCCTGACAGAGCATCTCCCTAAAGCAGATCTCGAACAGATCACAATCCAGGCGATCAAGGCTCACCGGCGCCTTCGTGACCAGGCAGAAGCACGTCAGAACGAATGGCACGCGATAGAGGCTGGCGATCCATCTGGCAAAACAGTAGGAGCCGCCCGTATCGCCTATGTTACGTCCATGATCGATATGCACGGCCAGCAGACTGTGTTGTCGACCTTGCTCGACGTTCTTGGCTATATTCCTTCCTTCCGAGGGGACTGAGGTTCGCTACCAATCCGGTCAGATCAGCTTGAGTTTTGTCGCCAACGCGGTTGCGTGAGCCAGAGTCCCGACGTCGAGCGCTTTGCGTGCGTTGTTCAGATGAAAGTTCACGGTTGCAAAGGAGATGTTCTCGATCGCGGCGATGTCCCTCATCGTCTTTCCCTCCGCCGCCCACTTCAGGCAGAGTGCCTGCCGGGCCTTTAGTTCGACATGAAAGCTTGCGGTTGGTTCGATGTCCTGCTGTTCGAGCTTAGCATGAAGCAGCGAAACGGCGGTGACGGCGGCGATCTGGTCGATATCCCTTTCAAGCGACAGGGCTGGCTTATTCGATGCTAGCGTCAGCATAGACATATGCCCAAATGCCGATCACTCCCGACTTGATGCCGAAATCCCCCGCTTCATGAAAGAAGCGCCGAACGCGCTTGTCCGCTGACTTATGAGCGTGCTCGGCCGCCCAGGCGAACGCCTGCATCCTCGCTCTGGCCATAGAGACGACGGGATCAACCTTGGTGTATTTCTGAAGCAGGTATCGAGCCTGCCATTCTGACGGATAGTTTGACACGGCGTACGTTCTGACGGGCTGTAGATTGACATATGCGTAGCAATCGAAACCGAGTCCTCGCACGAGTTCGGCGAGCGCTTCCTTCAACATCTCATCAGTTCTTGCAATGGAGGAGATGTCAGTTAGCTCGTGGAACGATACTCTCAATTGTCAGGCCTCCCTACGCCTTCGGTTTCTATCCCTCGGATCATGATTTCGATGAGATGTTTATGAAGGAGTGAATCGTCCTGATCAACCGCAATCCGGGTTCATGGCGAACGATGGCATGCTGCGGATCGGCTCATTCTGAAAATCTCCAGGTCCTGCGCCTGAACTCGAGTACGCACCTCGACCTCGCGTAACAGCTGCCGTACCTAACATTCAACTGATGCCAGTTCAGTCGGGTCGGCCGGATAGAGGTTCAGCCCTTTCCCCAGCTTTTGGGGCAGCAGTAGTAAATGTCGATCTTTTGAGGCGCCACGGCAAATGCCAGGATGGCGTGGGTGTTCGATGGCAACGCGTGGTTGGTCAGGCATCGAAGAAGTCCCAGCGAGCGCGGCATCCAGCGCCTCTAGTTCTCTTCATGCCAGAGCCTTCGAAGTCTCAGGCACGAGTGGGATTCGAAACATCGGAATGGAACCGGCTGAGACGTCCGTTGAAGCGAGATCGGCAGCTCGCCTCAGGGGGGCGCGTTCTTCCCCTTGAGTTGGTGGCCGCATCAGGGCAGAGAGCGAGCCATGGCGTTTCGTTTATTTTCTCCCATCCTGGCCGGCGCGACACTGCGCGAGCGGGTTCTCGCCTGCTTCGGTGCCTTTGTCGGCATTGCGCTCGCCGGCGCCGTGTGCGGCCTGGCGCTGGGCGTGGACCGGCTGCACCCGCTGATCGTCGCGCCCATCGGGGCGTCCGCCGTGCTCCTGTTCGCAGTGCCGGCAAGCCCCCTGGCGCAGCCCTGGCCGATCATTGGCGGCAACACGATCTCGGCGCTGGTCGGGATGGCTGTCGCCCATGTCGTGGGCGACCCGACGCTCGCCATCGGGCTGGCGGTCGCGCTCTCCATCGCCATCATGTCGCTGACGCGCAGCCTGCACCCGCCGGGCGGCGCGGCCGCGCTGACCGCAGCGCTCGGCGGGCCGGTCGTCGAACATGCCGGCTGGCTGTTTGCCTTCGTGCCGGTGGCGCTGAACTCCATCCTACTGGTGGGCGTCGGCATCGTGTTCCACAGGCTGGCCAGGCGAAACTATCCGCATGTCGCGGTGCCCGCCGCGAGCACCCACGGAACGGCCGATCCGCCGACGCAGTTGCGCTCGGGCTTCCAGCCTGGGGATATCGACGCGGCACTCGAAGCGCTGCACGAGACGTTCGACATTGACCGCGCCGATCTGCAGCGGCTTTTCCGGCAGGTCGAGTATCAGGCGCTGGCGCGAAACAGCGGGACGCTTTTGTGCCGCGATATCATGTCGCGCGATGTCGTGCAGGTAGATGTCGATGCGGACGTGGACGTCGCCCGCGCGCTGCTGCTCGAACACAATATCCGCAGCCTGCCGGTGATCGACGCCGCTGGCCGGCTGGCCGGCACGGTCGGGTTGCGCGAACTCGCCGACGCGCGCGGACGGGTCGGCGATGTGCTGTCGCGTGCGGCGACGCCGAGCGCATCGGCGCCCGCCATGAGCCTGCTGCCGGCCCTGACCGATGGGCGCACGCATGCCGTCATCCTGGTGGACGACGCGGGGCGAATCGAGGGGCTGATTACGCAGACGGACCTGCTCGCTGCCACGGCGCGCCTGGCGGTGGCCACGGCGCGATGAAGGTCAGGAGCCGCGCTGGGTGAAGCGGGCACCTTGGCATCTAATTGAGAATCCGCTCTCTC
This region of Mesorhizobium sp. NBSH29 genomic DNA includes:
- a CDS encoding TraH family protein, with amino-acid sequence MIDAALIQQCADPGLKPAIVEKFIAEAGSSDPLTVTVGAGDRVVLVPKPRTPEEALALIRQHVGKAVVRVGVTQYPAGLGVADVSELKPELLDACANIRIGTTLFGKVYRIVTKWYGSAVDEALDDSIYAWKTGYFEGRAVFSEPDPGEMSLAEPKQAPPELSKEPGSSEEYASEGALAGGVSVQRDTLPGDPNKAAIRIDLSGIGGRSP
- a CDS encoding autoinducer binding domain-containing protein: MLKEALAELVRGLGFDCYAYVNLQPVRTYAVSNYPSEWQARYLLQKYTKVDPVVSMARARMQAFAWAAEHAHKSADKRVRRFFHEAGDFGIKSGVIGIWAYVYADASIE
- a CDS encoding HPP family protein; the protein is MAFRLFSPILAGATLRERVLACFGAFVGIALAGAVCGLALGVDRLHPLIVAPIGASAVLLFAVPASPLAQPWPIIGGNTISALVGMAVAHVVGDPTLAIGLAVALSIAIMSLTRSLHPPGGAAALTAALGGPVVEHAGWLFAFVPVALNSILLVGVGIVFHRLARRNYPHVAVPAASTHGTADPPTQLRSGFQPGDIDAALEALHETFDIDRADLQRLFRQVEYQALARNSGTLLCRDIMSRDVVQVDVDADVDVARALLLEHNIRSLPVIDAAGRLAGTVGLRELADARGRVGDVLSRAATPSASAPAMSLLPALTDGRTHAVILVDDAGRIEGLITQTDLLAATARLAVATAR
- a CDS encoding transcriptional repressor TraM, which gives rise to MMSDNNNGLVQPENKLVLRAVVGLTEHLPKADLEQITIQAIKAHRRLRDQAEARQNEWHAIEAGDPSGKTVGAARIAYVTSMIDMHGQQTVLSTLLDVLGYIPSFRGD
- a CDS encoding LuxR C-terminal-related transcriptional regulator is translated as MLTLASNKPALSLERDIDQIAAVTAVSLLHAKLEQQDIEPTASFHVELKARQALCLKWAAEGKTMRDIAAIENISFATVNFHLNNARKALDVGTLAHATALATKLKLI
- a CDS encoding conjugal transfer protein TraB, which encodes MTHDTSGRSPAPVFSAAPARSSPSIPDTVRAVILTAAASLVGAVAWSGDPLTLPFAFAFPTLWALSPSRIVAALVSGGYFLAASRGLPQGVANYYASDLWPGLLLWFTASLGFVAVHTALWTSRPGGKRAARYGLAALLMAVPPFGIVGWAHPLTAAGALLPGWGWFGLAATAAGLVTMTTRVWPAAAIVVGGVWLWSVASWTDPSPPKGWKGVDLELGQSLGRNVRLEQHHDLIATVRRSAGEGASIVVLPESALGFWTPTVERFWRDELRGVDITVIAGSVIVDARGYDNVMLAISAVRADILYRERMPVPVSMWQPWLAWSGQGGGARAHFFANPIVELGGRRIAPLICYEQLILWPVLQSMLHAPEVIVATGNGWWTTGTSIVGIQKASVMAWARLFGVPLVTAFNL